The following are encoded together in the Fundidesulfovibrio putealis DSM 16056 genome:
- a CDS encoding chemotaxis protein produces the protein MSRSDILLESGTNEFEVVEFYVDEENTETGNVSRTYYGMNVAKVLEIIRLPELTDMPDASHPSVMGAFDLRSEIVPLIDLSQWVGKKLQKTGVLKVIVTEFNQVITSFLVSGVTRIYRLSWNEVKAPNIQLSSLTSNSITGIVRLEGKIVFLLDLEKIVAKLNEQTVVNTTVSSEMKKELEGTSYKAVIADDSTMARNMVFQLLTDNGFEVHQFENGKTAWEYLEEVKAKVTNEGANLKDLVNIAILDIEMPLMDGHHLTRKIKEDPILKSIPIMLCSSIITESLYHKGVSVGADAQISKAKIGELIEKAMDLLRKG, from the coding sequence ATGTCGCGATCAGACATCTTGCTGGAGTCCGGAACGAACGAGTTCGAAGTCGTCGAATTCTACGTCGATGAGGAGAACACCGAAACGGGCAACGTGAGCAGGACCTACTACGGCATGAACGTGGCCAAGGTGCTGGAGATCATCCGCCTGCCCGAGCTCACGGACATGCCCGACGCGTCACACCCGTCGGTGATGGGCGCCTTCGACCTGCGCTCGGAGATCGTGCCGCTCATCGACCTGAGCCAGTGGGTGGGCAAGAAACTCCAGAAGACCGGCGTGCTGAAGGTGATCGTCACGGAATTCAACCAGGTCATCACGTCTTTTCTGGTGTCTGGCGTCACGCGCATCTACCGCCTCAGCTGGAACGAGGTCAAAGCGCCCAACATCCAGCTCTCCTCGCTCACCTCGAACTCCATCACGGGCATCGTCCGGCTGGAAGGAAAGATCGTGTTCCTTCTGGACCTGGAGAAGATCGTCGCCAAGCTGAACGAGCAGACCGTGGTGAACACGACCGTCAGCAGCGAGATGAAGAAAGAGCTCGAAGGGACGTCCTACAAAGCCGTCATAGCCGACGACTCCACCATGGCCCGCAACATGGTGTTCCAGCTGCTGACAGACAACGGCTTCGAGGTTCATCAGTTCGAGAACGGCAAGACGGCCTGGGAGTATCTCGAAGAGGTCAAGGCGAAAGTCACAAACGAAGGCGCAAACCTCAAGGATCTGGTCAACATCGCCATCCTGGACATCGAGATGCCCCTGATGGACGGCCATCACCTGACACGCAAGATCAAGGAAGACCCCATCCTGAAGTCCATCCCCATCATGCTGTGCTCGTCCATCATCACGGAGAGCCTGTACCACAAGGGGGTCTCGGTCGGGGCCGACGCCCAGATTTCCAAGGCCAAGATCGGCGAGCTGATCGAGAAGGCCATGGATTTGCTGCGCAAGGGGTAG
- a CDS encoding HPP family protein — translation MNGYFSKMRGNGPSPPRVSWAEIARSWLGSFLGLAALGLIHSTTANLMEASLLFGPFGASAVLLYAAPRSPLAQPRNLIGGHVLSAAVGVALARWMPGSVCPQWLVAAAAVATAIALMHATKTLHPPGGATALVAVIGGTPITGMGFHYVLYPVAAGTLILLGTVLLVNNAIPGRRYPEYWW, via the coding sequence GTGAACGGTTACTTCTCCAAAATGCGCGGCAACGGGCCAAGCCCGCCGCGCGTCTCCTGGGCGGAGATCGCCCGCAGCTGGCTGGGTTCCTTCCTGGGGCTGGCGGCCTTGGGCCTGATCCACTCCACCACCGCCAACTTGATGGAAGCGTCCCTGCTGTTTGGGCCGTTCGGCGCTTCCGCCGTGCTGCTGTACGCCGCGCCCAGGAGCCCGTTGGCCCAGCCGCGAAACCTGATCGGCGGGCACGTGCTGTCGGCGGCCGTCGGCGTAGCCCTGGCCCGCTGGATGCCAGGCTCCGTCTGCCCCCAATGGCTGGTGGCCGCTGCCGCCGTGGCCACGGCCATCGCCCTGATGCACGCCACCAAGACGCTGCATCCTCCCGGAGGGGCCACGGCCCTGGTGGCGGTGATCGGTGGCACGCCAATAACCGGAATGGGCTTTCATTATGTGCTGTATCCGGTGGCGGCAGGCACGCTTATACTCCTGGGAACTGTGCTCCTGGTGAACAACGCCATTCCGGGCAGGCGCTATCCCGAATACTGGTGGTGA
- a CDS encoding CBS domain-containing protein, with product MPSPDRLSTAPTDADIIEAMRELDSFMDITPSDARELFRVAHVQTLRRLREAVRVRDLMTRQVVSLEPETPLPEAARTLAEAGISGAPVVSRGQLLGVVSVKDFLGALGLPKNAPPVALVAQVLGRQMQTGNACAPADLERLLVRDIMTAPALAVDAGMAASDAAQLMSAKAIRRLPVTEAGSLAGMITHTDLLRAFGVTLGQSA from the coding sequence ATGCCCTCCCCCGACAGACTGAGCACCGCGCCCACTGACGCGGACATAATCGAAGCCATGCGGGAGCTGGACTCCTTCATGGACATAACCCCCTCGGACGCCCGCGAGCTCTTTCGCGTGGCCCACGTCCAGACCCTCAGGCGGCTGCGCGAGGCGGTACGCGTGCGCGACCTGATGACGCGACAGGTGGTCTCGCTGGAGCCGGAAACCCCCCTGCCGGAAGCGGCGCGGACGCTGGCCGAGGCAGGGATATCCGGCGCGCCGGTCGTCTCCCGGGGCCAGCTGCTGGGAGTGGTCTCGGTGAAGGACTTCCTGGGCGCGCTGGGCCTGCCCAAGAACGCCCCGCCCGTGGCCCTGGTGGCCCAGGTGCTGGGCCGCCAGATGCAGACCGGAAACGCCTGCGCTCCGGCGGACCTGGAGCGGCTCCTGGTGCGCGACATCATGACCGCCCCTGCCCTGGCCGTGGACGCAGGCATGGCGGCCTCGGACGCGGCGCAGCTCATGTCCGCCAAGGCCATCCGCCGCCTCCCCGTGACCGAGGCAGGCAGCCTGGCAGGCATGATCACCCACACGGACCTGCTGCGGGCCTTCGGCGTCACGCTGGGACAGAGCGCCTGA
- the tssH gene encoding type VI secretion system ATPase TssH, which yields MINVNMKSLLAKLNGFCTNTLHNAAGLTVSRTQYEVTVEHFLLKCLEDTGSDIPTVLRASGVDSGRLVAGLTDSLEDLKTGNSGKPTFSPLLIELFEDSWLVGSVDLGDARVRSGAVLLAFLARPTFFGSGPYLDLLAPVNRESLLKDFWNATKASSEAKAASESAGGAAAPGAPGAPGGPGGTEGSFIARFCQDFTAKARAGGIDPVFGRDNEIRQIVDILARRRKNNPILVGDPGVGKTAVIEGLALRIAQGDVPESLQEVTLINLDMGLLEAGAGMKGEFENRLRGVITEVKSSEKPIIMFIDEAHTLVGAGGTAGGSDAANLLKPALARGELKTCAATTWSEYKKYFEKDPALARRFQMVKLDEPSVESAVLILRGLRDSYEKSHKVIIRDDAIKTCAEYSDRYIAARFLPDKAIDLLDTSCARVKVNLTAKPASLEDAERRVQAFEREKKALERDKDNHVPIDEERLAEVVAGIAECTARAVDLQAAWDKEREAAHKVLAVRAQIADAADDAAKAALAADLQAADQALKDLQGDAPMIQIEVNPDLVAQVVADWTGIPVGKVARDQAATMVNLEERLKVRIKGQDMALDVVSQVIKAAKSGIKNPDQPTGVFLLVGPSGVGKTETGLTLADILFGDERNVVSVNMSEFQEKHTVSRLIGSPPGYVGYGEGGMLTEAVRQHPYSVVLLDEVEKAHPDVLNLFYQVFDKGMLSDGEGKEINFKNTLIILTSNLATDVIQEMTKEGAGVPYDAVLSAVRPILSQYFKPALLARMSIAPYVSLSPEAMKNIVILKLDKLKKMLLENNKMKLSYTPKVVDAVAARCTEVETGARNIEYILNGNVLPRMSQEILGHMTTGGMPAAVTLDVAEDGSFAIEFA from the coding sequence ATGATAAATGTGAACATGAAGTCCCTGCTGGCCAAGCTCAACGGTTTCTGCACCAACACCCTGCACAACGCGGCAGGGCTCACGGTGTCGCGCACGCAGTACGAGGTGACCGTGGAGCATTTCCTCCTGAAGTGCTTGGAGGACACCGGCTCGGACATCCCCACGGTGCTGCGCGCAAGCGGCGTGGATTCAGGACGCCTTGTGGCCGGGCTGACCGATTCGCTGGAGGACCTGAAAACGGGCAACTCCGGCAAACCCACGTTCTCGCCGCTCCTGATCGAGCTGTTTGAGGACTCCTGGCTGGTGGGCTCCGTGGACCTGGGCGACGCCCGCGTCCGCTCCGGTGCTGTGCTGCTGGCCTTCCTGGCCAGGCCGACCTTCTTCGGCTCTGGCCCGTACCTGGACCTTCTGGCTCCCGTCAACCGCGAGAGCCTGCTGAAAGACTTCTGGAACGCCACCAAGGCCTCCTCCGAGGCCAAGGCCGCTTCTGAGAGTGCCGGGGGCGCTGCGGCTCCCGGGGCTCCTGGCGCACCCGGCGGCCCCGGCGGGACGGAAGGCAGCTTCATCGCCCGATTCTGCCAGGACTTCACGGCCAAGGCCAGGGCCGGGGGCATCGACCCCGTGTTCGGGCGCGACAACGAAATCCGCCAGATCGTGGACATCCTGGCCCGGCGGCGCAAGAACAACCCCATCCTGGTGGGCGATCCGGGCGTGGGCAAGACCGCCGTCATCGAGGGGCTGGCGCTTCGCATCGCCCAGGGCGATGTGCCCGAATCGCTCCAGGAGGTCACGCTCATCAACCTGGACATGGGCCTCCTGGAGGCTGGCGCGGGCATGAAGGGCGAGTTCGAAAACCGCCTGCGCGGCGTCATCACCGAGGTGAAGTCGAGCGAGAAGCCCATCATCATGTTCATCGACGAGGCCCACACCCTGGTGGGCGCGGGCGGCACGGCGGGCGGCTCGGACGCGGCCAACCTGTTAAAGCCCGCACTGGCGCGCGGCGAGCTGAAAACCTGCGCGGCCACCACCTGGAGCGAGTACAAGAAATACTTCGAGAAGGACCCGGCCCTGGCCCGGCGCTTCCAGATGGTGAAGCTGGACGAGCCAAGCGTGGAATCCGCCGTGCTCATCCTGCGCGGGCTTCGCGACAGCTACGAGAAGAGCCACAAGGTCATCATCCGAGACGACGCCATCAAGACCTGCGCCGAGTATTCAGACCGTTACATCGCGGCCCGCTTCCTGCCCGACAAGGCCATCGACCTTTTGGACACCTCCTGCGCGCGGGTGAAGGTGAACCTTACGGCCAAGCCCGCCTCCCTGGAGGACGCCGAGCGCAGGGTGCAGGCCTTCGAGCGCGAGAAAAAGGCCCTGGAGCGCGACAAGGACAACCACGTGCCCATCGACGAGGAGCGCCTGGCGGAGGTGGTTGCGGGAATCGCCGAGTGCACGGCCAGGGCCGTTGACCTCCAGGCTGCCTGGGACAAGGAGCGCGAGGCCGCCCACAAGGTGCTGGCCGTGCGCGCCCAGATAGCCGACGCGGCGGACGACGCGGCCAAGGCCGCCCTGGCCGCCGACCTCCAGGCAGCTGACCAGGCCTTGAAGGATTTGCAGGGCGACGCGCCCATGATCCAGATCGAGGTCAATCCGGATCTGGTGGCGCAGGTCGTGGCCGACTGGACCGGCATCCCTGTGGGCAAGGTGGCCCGCGACCAGGCAGCCACCATGGTCAACCTGGAAGAGCGCCTGAAGGTGCGCATCAAGGGCCAGGACATGGCCCTGGACGTGGTGAGCCAGGTGATAAAGGCCGCCAAGTCCGGCATCAAGAACCCCGACCAGCCCACCGGCGTGTTCCTGCTGGTGGGGCCGTCTGGCGTGGGCAAGACCGAGACCGGGCTTACCCTGGCGGACATCCTGTTCGGGGACGAGCGCAACGTGGTCAGCGTGAACATGAGCGAGTTCCAGGAGAAGCACACGGTGTCGCGGCTCATCGGGTCGCCTCCGGGGTACGTGGGCTACGGCGAGGGCGGCATGCTCACCGAGGCCGTGCGCCAGCATCCCTACAGCGTTGTGCTGCTGGATGAAGTGGAGAAGGCCCACCCGGACGTGCTGAACCTGTTTTATCAGGTGTTCGACAAGGGCATGCTCTCCGACGGCGAAGGCAAGGAGATCAACTTCAAGAACACCCTGATCATCCTGACCTCCAACCTGGCCACGGATGTGATCCAGGAGATGACCAAGGAGGGAGCGGGCGTGCCCTACGACGCGGTGCTCTCCGCCGTGCGGCCCATCCTCTCGCAGTACTTCAAGCCCGCGCTGCTGGCGCGCATGTCCATCGCGCCCTACGTGAGCCTCTCGCCCGAGGCCATGAAGAACATCGTGATTTTAAAGCTCGACAAGTTGAAGAAGATGCTCCTGGAAAACAACAAGATGAAGCTGTCCTACACCCCGAAGGTTGTGGACGCCGTGGCCGCGCGCTGCACTGAGGTGGAGACAGGGGCACGCAACATAGAGTACATACTGAACGGCAACGTCCTGCCGCGCATGTCCCAGGAGATCCTGGGGCACATGACCACGGGCGGCATGCCTGCGGCCGTGACCCTGGATGTGGCCGAGGACGGCTCGTTCGCCATCGAGTTCGCCTGA
- a CDS encoding CAAX prenyl protease-related protein: MDDAVPVQKYSQMIPRVVPFCIFAVFILAREVYSHVAGALPFEAYAVSYVLQVGMVAVSLILYYAKYIEIVWNDLLNVRDSLFSIAAAVAVFGVWVTFGQHILVFGSTNSPDFNAIQPESLRYSFMGVRLLGAVVVVPIMEEIFWRSFAARYLVSEKFTSVPIGHFTLFSFAGTALLFGLEHTFVFSGIVAGCAYNLLLWRTRSLSQCIFSHALTNLLLSVYVLNTGNWQFW, from the coding sequence ATGGATGACGCAGTGCCGGTTCAGAAATACTCGCAGATGATTCCACGGGTCGTTCCGTTCTGTATTTTCGCTGTATTCATCCTGGCGCGCGAGGTCTACTCGCATGTGGCCGGAGCGCTTCCTTTCGAGGCGTACGCGGTGTCTTACGTTCTGCAAGTCGGCATGGTCGCGGTCTCGCTCATCCTGTACTACGCAAAATATATCGAGATAGTCTGGAATGATCTGCTGAACGTCCGCGATTCGCTGTTCTCCATCGCCGCTGCCGTGGCAGTGTTCGGCGTGTGGGTCACCTTCGGGCAGCACATCCTCGTTTTCGGGAGCACCAACTCGCCCGACTTCAACGCGATCCAGCCGGAATCCCTGCGGTATTCGTTCATGGGCGTGCGCCTGCTTGGAGCGGTGGTCGTGGTGCCCATCATGGAGGAGATCTTCTGGCGGTCCTTCGCGGCCCGCTATCTGGTGAGCGAGAAGTTCACCAGCGTGCCCATCGGGCACTTCACGCTGTTCTCCTTCGCGGGCACTGCCCTCTTGTTCGGGCTCGAACATACGTTCGTTTTTTCGGGAATCGTGGCCGGGTGCGCCTACAACCTGCTGCTCTGGCGCACCAGGAGCCTGTCGCAGTGCATCTTCTCCCACGCGCTTACCAACCTGCTCCTGAGCGTGTACGTCCTGAATACAGGCAATTGGCAGTTCTGGTGA